The Cloeon dipterum chromosome X, ieCloDipt1.1, whole genome shotgun sequence genome includes a window with the following:
- the CaMKII gene encoding calcium/calmodulin-dependent protein kinase type II alpha chain isoform X5 — MAAPGACTRFSDNYELKEELGKGAFSVVRRCVQKSTGLEFAAKIINTKKLSARDFQKLEREARICRKLQHPNIVRLHDSIQEENFHYLVFDLVTGGELFEDIVAREFYSEADASHCIQQILESVNHCHQNGVVHRDLKPENLLLASKAKGAAVKLADFGLAIEVSGDQQAWFGFAGTPGYLSPEVLKKEPYGKPVDIWACGVILYILLVGYPPFWDEDQHRLYAQIKAGAYDYPSPEWDTVTPEAKNLINQMLTVNPAKRITASEALKHPWICQRERVASVVHRQETVDCLKKFNARRKLKGAILTTMLATRNFSSKYDVQGRSIITKKGDGSQVKESTDSSTTIEDDDVKEADKRVDRSSTVIAKDPEALSSSPPPQPPAAPAKPEPPVKTASINKVLAGFGAGGAKSSGGGLSSLILQAAQENKGTTASAESAAPAAAPTSEAAASVTQQEDSLSDLPRYRTTDSELFSDDMDARKQEIIKMTEQLIEAINSSDFDAYTKICDPHLTAFEPEALGNLVEGMDFHKFFFENGINLLSKNFKAINTTILNPHVHLIGDDGACIAYVRLTQFVDRQGQAHTQQSEETRVWHKRDGKWQNVHFHRSGCGSSPFAIPHK; from the exons ACTTCCAAAAACTAGAACGTGAGGCCCGAATTTGTAGGAAGCTGCAACATCCAAATATAG TTCGTCTTCATGACAGTATACAAGAAGAGAATTTCCATTACTTAGTATTTGATTT agTAACTGGGGGAGAGTTGTTTGAGGATATTGTCGCACGCGAATTCTACAGTGAGGCGGATGCCTCGCACTGCATCCAACAGATCCTCGAGTCGGTCAACCACTGCCACCAGAATGGCGTCGTCCACCGCGATCTCAAGCCCGAGAACCTGCTTTTGGCCAGCAAAGCCAAGGGCGCCGCTGTCAAACTGGCTGACTTTGGACTGGCCATTGAGGTCTCCGGGGACCAGCAGGCCTGGTTTG GTTTCGCCGGTACACCGGGCTACCTTTCACCGGAAGTCTTGAAGAAGGAGCCGTATGGGAAACCTGTTGATATCTGGGCATGTG GTGTGATTTTATACATCCTGCTGGTGGGCTACCCTCCCTTCTGGGACGAAGACCAACATAGGCTGTACGCTCAAATCAAAGCTGGTGCCTACGAC TACCCTTCGCCTGAATGGGACACGGTGACGCCTGAAGCCAAGAACCTCATCAACCAAATGCTGACTGTCAATCCCGCAAAGAGGATCACCGCCTCCGAGGCCCTCAAGCACCCCTGGATCTGC CAACGCGAGCGTGTGGCGTCTGTCGTTCACAGACAAGAGACCGTGGACTGTTTGAAGAAATTCAACGCCAGGCGTAAGCTCAAG GGCGCTATTCTGACCACCATGCTGGCCACCCGGAACTTCTCCAGTAAGTATGATGTGCAAG GTCGAAGCATCATCACCAAGAAGGGTGACGGCTCGCAGGTGAAGGAGTCGACGGACTCGAGCACCACCATCGAAGATGATGACGTGAAAG AGGCTGACAAGAGAGTTGATCGCAGTTCTACAGTCATCGCAAAAGACCCAGAAG CTTTGTCGTCGTCGCCACCCCCACAGCCCCCAGCCGCCCCCGCTAAACCCGAACCGCCCGTAAAGACTGCCTCGATAAACAAGGTGCTGGCCGGTTTCGGCGCCGGCGGCGCCAAAAGCAGCGGCGGAGGCCTCAGCAGCCTGATCCTGCAGGCGGCGCAGGAAAACAAGGGCACTACTGCCAGTGCGGAAagtgccgcccccgccgccgcccccacTTCGGAAGCAGCCGCAAGTGTTACGCAACAAG AAGACTCACTGTCAGACCTGCCCCGTTATCGCACTACCGACTCGGAGTTGTTCTCGGACGACATGGACG CCCGGAAGCaggaaattatcaaaatgacAGAGCAGCTCATCGAGGCTATTAACAGCTCAGACTTTGATGCGTACAC GAAAATATGTGATCCCCACTTGACGGCTTTCGAGCCTGAGGCACTCGGCAACCTAGTCGAAGGGATGGATTTCCACAAATTCTTTTTCGAGAACGGTATTAATT TGTTAAGTAAAAACTTTAAAGCGATCAACACCACAATCCTGAATCCACACGTTCACTTAATTGGAGACGATGGTGCTTGCATCGCCTACGTACGACTCACGCAGTTCGTCGACAG GCAAGGTCAAGCGCACACGCAGCAGTCGGAGGAGACACGCGTCTGGCACAAGAGGGATGGCAAGTGGCAAAACGTTCATTTCCACCGTTCAGGGTGCGGCTCGTCGCCGTTTGCGATTCCCCACAAGTAG
- the CaMKII gene encoding calcium/calmodulin-dependent protein kinase type II alpha chain isoform X18: protein MAAPGACTRFSDNYELKEELGKGAFSVVRRCVQKSTGLEFAAKIINTKKLSARDFQKLEREARICRKLQHPNIVRLHDSIQEENFHYLVFDLVTGGELFEDIVAREFYSEADASHCIQQILESVNHCHQNGVVHRDLKPENLLLASKAKGAAVKLADFGLAIEVSGDQQAWFGFAGTPGYLSPEVLKKEPYGKPVDIWACGVILYILLVGYPPFWDEDQHRLYAQIKAGAYDYPSPEWDTVTPEAKNLINQMLTVNPAKRITASEALKHPWICQRERVASVVHRQETVDCLKKFNARRKLKGAILTTMLATRNFSSKYDVQGRSIITKKGDGSQVKESTDSSTTIEDDDVKEADKRVDRSSTVIAKDPEDIRILCPTKICSQISNTSLSSARKQEIIKMTEQLIEAINSSDFDAYTKICDPHLTAFEPEALGNLVEGMDFHKFFFENVLSKNFKAINTTILNPHVHLIGDDGACIAYVRLTQFVDRQGQAHTQQSEETRVWHKRDGKWQNVHFHRSGCGSSPFAIPHK, encoded by the exons ACTTCCAAAAACTAGAACGTGAGGCCCGAATTTGTAGGAAGCTGCAACATCCAAATATAG TTCGTCTTCATGACAGTATACAAGAAGAGAATTTCCATTACTTAGTATTTGATTT agTAACTGGGGGAGAGTTGTTTGAGGATATTGTCGCACGCGAATTCTACAGTGAGGCGGATGCCTCGCACTGCATCCAACAGATCCTCGAGTCGGTCAACCACTGCCACCAGAATGGCGTCGTCCACCGCGATCTCAAGCCCGAGAACCTGCTTTTGGCCAGCAAAGCCAAGGGCGCCGCTGTCAAACTGGCTGACTTTGGACTGGCCATTGAGGTCTCCGGGGACCAGCAGGCCTGGTTTG GTTTCGCCGGTACACCGGGCTACCTTTCACCGGAAGTCTTGAAGAAGGAGCCGTATGGGAAACCTGTTGATATCTGGGCATGTG GTGTGATTTTATACATCCTGCTGGTGGGCTACCCTCCCTTCTGGGACGAAGACCAACATAGGCTGTACGCTCAAATCAAAGCTGGTGCCTACGAC TACCCTTCGCCTGAATGGGACACGGTGACGCCTGAAGCCAAGAACCTCATCAACCAAATGCTGACTGTCAATCCCGCAAAGAGGATCACCGCCTCCGAGGCCCTCAAGCACCCCTGGATCTGC CAACGCGAGCGTGTGGCGTCTGTCGTTCACAGACAAGAGACCGTGGACTGTTTGAAGAAATTCAACGCCAGGCGTAAGCTCAAG GGCGCTATTCTGACCACCATGCTGGCCACCCGGAACTTCTCCAGTAAGTATGATGTGCAAG GTCGAAGCATCATCACCAAGAAGGGTGACGGCTCGCAGGTGAAGGAGTCGACGGACTCGAGCACCACCATCGAAGATGATGACGTGAAAG AGGCTGACAAGAGAGTTGATCGCAGTTCTACAGTCATCGCAAAAGACCCAGAAG ACATAAGGATACTCTGCCCCACCAAGATATGCTCCCAGATTTCGAATACCTCTCTGAGCTCAG CCCGGAAGCaggaaattatcaaaatgacAGAGCAGCTCATCGAGGCTATTAACAGCTCAGACTTTGATGCGTACAC GAAAATATGTGATCCCCACTTGACGGCTTTCGAGCCTGAGGCACTCGGCAACCTAGTCGAAGGGATGGATTTCCACAAATTCTTTTTCGAGAACG TGTTAAGTAAAAACTTTAAAGCGATCAACACCACAATCCTGAATCCACACGTTCACTTAATTGGAGACGATGGTGCTTGCATCGCCTACGTACGACTCACGCAGTTCGTCGACAG GCAAGGTCAAGCGCACACGCAGCAGTCGGAGGAGACACGCGTCTGGCACAAGAGGGATGGCAAGTGGCAAAACGTTCATTTCCACCGTTCAGGGTGCGGCTCGTCGCCGTTTGCGATTCCCCACAAGTAG
- the CaMKII gene encoding calcium/calmodulin-dependent protein kinase type II alpha chain isoform X9 — translation MAAPGACTRFSDNYELKEELGKGAFSVVRRCVQKSTGLEFAAKIINTKKLSARDFQKLEREARICRKLQHPNIVRLHDSIQEENFHYLVFDLVTGGELFEDIVAREFYSEADASHCIQQILESVNHCHQNGVVHRDLKPENLLLASKAKGAAVKLADFGLAIEVSGDQQAWFGFAGTPGYLSPEVLKKEPYGKPVDIWACGVILYILLVGYPPFWDEDQHRLYAQIKAGAYDYPSPEWDTVTPEAKNLINQMLTVNPAKRITASEALKHPWICQRERVASVVHRQETVDCLKKFNARRKLKGAILTTMLATRNFSSKYDVQGRSIITKKGDGSQVKESTDSSTTIEDDDVKEADKRVDRSSTVIAKDPEEDSLSDLPRYRTTDSELFSDDMDDIRILCPTKICSQISNTSLSSARKQEIIKMTEQLIEAINSSDFDAYTKICDPHLTAFEPEALGNLVEGMDFHKFFFENGINLLSKNFKAINTTILNPHVHLIGDDGACIAYVRLTQFVDRQGQAHTQQSEETRVWHKRDGKWQNVHFHRSGCGSSPFAIPHK, via the exons ACTTCCAAAAACTAGAACGTGAGGCCCGAATTTGTAGGAAGCTGCAACATCCAAATATAG TTCGTCTTCATGACAGTATACAAGAAGAGAATTTCCATTACTTAGTATTTGATTT agTAACTGGGGGAGAGTTGTTTGAGGATATTGTCGCACGCGAATTCTACAGTGAGGCGGATGCCTCGCACTGCATCCAACAGATCCTCGAGTCGGTCAACCACTGCCACCAGAATGGCGTCGTCCACCGCGATCTCAAGCCCGAGAACCTGCTTTTGGCCAGCAAAGCCAAGGGCGCCGCTGTCAAACTGGCTGACTTTGGACTGGCCATTGAGGTCTCCGGGGACCAGCAGGCCTGGTTTG GTTTCGCCGGTACACCGGGCTACCTTTCACCGGAAGTCTTGAAGAAGGAGCCGTATGGGAAACCTGTTGATATCTGGGCATGTG GTGTGATTTTATACATCCTGCTGGTGGGCTACCCTCCCTTCTGGGACGAAGACCAACATAGGCTGTACGCTCAAATCAAAGCTGGTGCCTACGAC TACCCTTCGCCTGAATGGGACACGGTGACGCCTGAAGCCAAGAACCTCATCAACCAAATGCTGACTGTCAATCCCGCAAAGAGGATCACCGCCTCCGAGGCCCTCAAGCACCCCTGGATCTGC CAACGCGAGCGTGTGGCGTCTGTCGTTCACAGACAAGAGACCGTGGACTGTTTGAAGAAATTCAACGCCAGGCGTAAGCTCAAG GGCGCTATTCTGACCACCATGCTGGCCACCCGGAACTTCTCCAGTAAGTATGATGTGCAAG GTCGAAGCATCATCACCAAGAAGGGTGACGGCTCGCAGGTGAAGGAGTCGACGGACTCGAGCACCACCATCGAAGATGATGACGTGAAAG AGGCTGACAAGAGAGTTGATCGCAGTTCTACAGTCATCGCAAAAGACCCAGAAG AAGACTCACTGTCAGACCTGCCCCGTTATCGCACTACCGACTCGGAGTTGTTCTCGGACGACATGGACG ACATAAGGATACTCTGCCCCACCAAGATATGCTCCCAGATTTCGAATACCTCTCTGAGCTCAG CCCGGAAGCaggaaattatcaaaatgacAGAGCAGCTCATCGAGGCTATTAACAGCTCAGACTTTGATGCGTACAC GAAAATATGTGATCCCCACTTGACGGCTTTCGAGCCTGAGGCACTCGGCAACCTAGTCGAAGGGATGGATTTCCACAAATTCTTTTTCGAGAACGGTATTAATT TGTTAAGTAAAAACTTTAAAGCGATCAACACCACAATCCTGAATCCACACGTTCACTTAATTGGAGACGATGGTGCTTGCATCGCCTACGTACGACTCACGCAGTTCGTCGACAG GCAAGGTCAAGCGCACACGCAGCAGTCGGAGGAGACACGCGTCTGGCACAAGAGGGATGGCAAGTGGCAAAACGTTCATTTCCACCGTTCAGGGTGCGGCTCGTCGCCGTTTGCGATTCCCCACAAGTAG
- the CaMKII gene encoding calcium/calmodulin-dependent protein kinase type II alpha chain isoform X2, with the protein MAAPGACTRFSDNYELKEELGKGAFSVVRRCVQKSTGLEFAAKIINTKKLSARDFQKLEREARICRKLQHPNIVRLHDSIQEENFHYLVFDLVTGGELFEDIVAREFYSEADASHCIQQILESVNHCHQNGVVHRDLKPENLLLASKAKGAAVKLADFGLAIEVSGDQQAWFGFAGTPGYLSPEVLKKEPYGKPVDIWACGVILYILLVGYPPFWDEDQHRLYAQIKAGAYDYPSPEWDTVTPEAKNLINQMLTVNPAKRITASEALKHPWICQRERVASVVHRQETVDCLKKFNARRKLKGAILTTMLATRNFSSKYDVQGRSIITKKGDGSQVKESTDSSTTIEDDDVKEADKRVDRSSTVIAKDPEALSSSPPPQPPAAPAKPEPPVKTASINKVLAGFGAGGAKSSGGGLSSLILQAAQENKGTTASAESAAPAAAPTSEAAASVTQQEDSLSDLPRYRTTDSELFSDDMDDIRILCPTKICSQISNTSLSSARKQEIIKMTEQLIEAINSSDFDAYTKICDPHLTAFEPEALGNLVEGMDFHKFFFENVLSKNFKAINTTILNPHVHLIGDDGACIAYVRLTQFVDRQGQAHTQQSEETRVWHKRDGKWQNVHFHRSGCGSSPFAIPHK; encoded by the exons ACTTCCAAAAACTAGAACGTGAGGCCCGAATTTGTAGGAAGCTGCAACATCCAAATATAG TTCGTCTTCATGACAGTATACAAGAAGAGAATTTCCATTACTTAGTATTTGATTT agTAACTGGGGGAGAGTTGTTTGAGGATATTGTCGCACGCGAATTCTACAGTGAGGCGGATGCCTCGCACTGCATCCAACAGATCCTCGAGTCGGTCAACCACTGCCACCAGAATGGCGTCGTCCACCGCGATCTCAAGCCCGAGAACCTGCTTTTGGCCAGCAAAGCCAAGGGCGCCGCTGTCAAACTGGCTGACTTTGGACTGGCCATTGAGGTCTCCGGGGACCAGCAGGCCTGGTTTG GTTTCGCCGGTACACCGGGCTACCTTTCACCGGAAGTCTTGAAGAAGGAGCCGTATGGGAAACCTGTTGATATCTGGGCATGTG GTGTGATTTTATACATCCTGCTGGTGGGCTACCCTCCCTTCTGGGACGAAGACCAACATAGGCTGTACGCTCAAATCAAAGCTGGTGCCTACGAC TACCCTTCGCCTGAATGGGACACGGTGACGCCTGAAGCCAAGAACCTCATCAACCAAATGCTGACTGTCAATCCCGCAAAGAGGATCACCGCCTCCGAGGCCCTCAAGCACCCCTGGATCTGC CAACGCGAGCGTGTGGCGTCTGTCGTTCACAGACAAGAGACCGTGGACTGTTTGAAGAAATTCAACGCCAGGCGTAAGCTCAAG GGCGCTATTCTGACCACCATGCTGGCCACCCGGAACTTCTCCAGTAAGTATGATGTGCAAG GTCGAAGCATCATCACCAAGAAGGGTGACGGCTCGCAGGTGAAGGAGTCGACGGACTCGAGCACCACCATCGAAGATGATGACGTGAAAG AGGCTGACAAGAGAGTTGATCGCAGTTCTACAGTCATCGCAAAAGACCCAGAAG CTTTGTCGTCGTCGCCACCCCCACAGCCCCCAGCCGCCCCCGCTAAACCCGAACCGCCCGTAAAGACTGCCTCGATAAACAAGGTGCTGGCCGGTTTCGGCGCCGGCGGCGCCAAAAGCAGCGGCGGAGGCCTCAGCAGCCTGATCCTGCAGGCGGCGCAGGAAAACAAGGGCACTACTGCCAGTGCGGAAagtgccgcccccgccgccgcccccacTTCGGAAGCAGCCGCAAGTGTTACGCAACAAG AAGACTCACTGTCAGACCTGCCCCGTTATCGCACTACCGACTCGGAGTTGTTCTCGGACGACATGGACG ACATAAGGATACTCTGCCCCACCAAGATATGCTCCCAGATTTCGAATACCTCTCTGAGCTCAG CCCGGAAGCaggaaattatcaaaatgacAGAGCAGCTCATCGAGGCTATTAACAGCTCAGACTTTGATGCGTACAC GAAAATATGTGATCCCCACTTGACGGCTTTCGAGCCTGAGGCACTCGGCAACCTAGTCGAAGGGATGGATTTCCACAAATTCTTTTTCGAGAACG TGTTAAGTAAAAACTTTAAAGCGATCAACACCACAATCCTGAATCCACACGTTCACTTAATTGGAGACGATGGTGCTTGCATCGCCTACGTACGACTCACGCAGTTCGTCGACAG GCAAGGTCAAGCGCACACGCAGCAGTCGGAGGAGACACGCGTCTGGCACAAGAGGGATGGCAAGTGGCAAAACGTTCATTTCCACCGTTCAGGGTGCGGCTCGTCGCCGTTTGCGATTCCCCACAAGTAG
- the CaMKII gene encoding calcium/calmodulin-dependent protein kinase type II alpha chain isoform X7 codes for MAAPGACTRFSDNYELKEELGKGAFSVVRRCVQKSTGLEFAAKIINTKKLSARDFQKLEREARICRKLQHPNIVRLHDSIQEENFHYLVFDLVTGGELFEDIVAREFYSEADASHCIQQILESVNHCHQNGVVHRDLKPENLLLASKAKGAAVKLADFGLAIEVSGDQQAWFGFAGTPGYLSPEVLKKEPYGKPVDIWACGVILYILLVGYPPFWDEDQHRLYAQIKAGAYDYPSPEWDTVTPEAKNLINQMLTVNPAKRITASEALKHPWICQRERVASVVHRQETVDCLKKFNARRKLKGAILTTMLATRNFSSKYDVQGRSIITKKGDGSQVKESTDSSTTIEDDDVKEADKRVDRSSTVIAKDPEDFFKSSLEFFRGIINKTEDSLSDLPRYRTTDSELFSDDMDDIRILCPTKICSQISNTSLSSARKQEIIKMTEQLIEAINSSDFDAYTKICDPHLTAFEPEALGNLVEGMDFHKFFFENGINLLSKNFKAINTTILNPHVHLIGDDGACIAYVRLTQFVDRQGQAHTQQSEETRVWHKRDGKWQNVHFHRSGCGSSPFAIPHK; via the exons ACTTCCAAAAACTAGAACGTGAGGCCCGAATTTGTAGGAAGCTGCAACATCCAAATATAG TTCGTCTTCATGACAGTATACAAGAAGAGAATTTCCATTACTTAGTATTTGATTT agTAACTGGGGGAGAGTTGTTTGAGGATATTGTCGCACGCGAATTCTACAGTGAGGCGGATGCCTCGCACTGCATCCAACAGATCCTCGAGTCGGTCAACCACTGCCACCAGAATGGCGTCGTCCACCGCGATCTCAAGCCCGAGAACCTGCTTTTGGCCAGCAAAGCCAAGGGCGCCGCTGTCAAACTGGCTGACTTTGGACTGGCCATTGAGGTCTCCGGGGACCAGCAGGCCTGGTTTG GTTTCGCCGGTACACCGGGCTACCTTTCACCGGAAGTCTTGAAGAAGGAGCCGTATGGGAAACCTGTTGATATCTGGGCATGTG GTGTGATTTTATACATCCTGCTGGTGGGCTACCCTCCCTTCTGGGACGAAGACCAACATAGGCTGTACGCTCAAATCAAAGCTGGTGCCTACGAC TACCCTTCGCCTGAATGGGACACGGTGACGCCTGAAGCCAAGAACCTCATCAACCAAATGCTGACTGTCAATCCCGCAAAGAGGATCACCGCCTCCGAGGCCCTCAAGCACCCCTGGATCTGC CAACGCGAGCGTGTGGCGTCTGTCGTTCACAGACAAGAGACCGTGGACTGTTTGAAGAAATTCAACGCCAGGCGTAAGCTCAAG GGCGCTATTCTGACCACCATGCTGGCCACCCGGAACTTCTCCAGTAAGTATGATGTGCAAG GTCGAAGCATCATCACCAAGAAGGGTGACGGCTCGCAGGTGAAGGAGTCGACGGACTCGAGCACCACCATCGAAGATGATGACGTGAAAG AGGCTGACAAGAGAGTTGATCGCAGTTCTACAGTCATCGCAAAAGACCCAGAAG ACTTTTTCAAATCCAGCCTTGAATTTTTCCGAGGTATTATTAACAAGACCG AAGACTCACTGTCAGACCTGCCCCGTTATCGCACTACCGACTCGGAGTTGTTCTCGGACGACATGGACG ACATAAGGATACTCTGCCCCACCAAGATATGCTCCCAGATTTCGAATACCTCTCTGAGCTCAG CCCGGAAGCaggaaattatcaaaatgacAGAGCAGCTCATCGAGGCTATTAACAGCTCAGACTTTGATGCGTACAC GAAAATATGTGATCCCCACTTGACGGCTTTCGAGCCTGAGGCACTCGGCAACCTAGTCGAAGGGATGGATTTCCACAAATTCTTTTTCGAGAACGGTATTAATT TGTTAAGTAAAAACTTTAAAGCGATCAACACCACAATCCTGAATCCACACGTTCACTTAATTGGAGACGATGGTGCTTGCATCGCCTACGTACGACTCACGCAGTTCGTCGACAG GCAAGGTCAAGCGCACACGCAGCAGTCGGAGGAGACACGCGTCTGGCACAAGAGGGATGGCAAGTGGCAAAACGTTCATTTCCACCGTTCAGGGTGCGGCTCGTCGCCGTTTGCGATTCCCCACAAGTAG
- the CaMKII gene encoding calcium/calmodulin-dependent protein kinase type II alpha chain isoform X10, protein MAAPGACTRFSDNYELKEELGKGAFSVVRRCVQKSTGLEFAAKIINTKKLSARDFQKLEREARICRKLQHPNIVRLHDSIQEENFHYLVFDLVTGGELFEDIVAREFYSEADASHCIQQILESVNHCHQNGVVHRDLKPENLLLASKAKGAAVKLADFGLAIEVSGDQQAWFGFAGTPGYLSPEVLKKEPYGKPVDIWACGVILYILLVGYPPFWDEDQHRLYAQIKAGAYDYPSPEWDTVTPEAKNLINQMLTVNPAKRITASEALKHPWICQRERVASVVHRQETVDCLKKFNARRKLKGAILTTMLATRNFSSKYDVQGRSIITKKGDGSQVKESTDSSTTIEDDDVKDFFKSSLEFFRGIINKTEDSLSDLPRYRTTDSELFSDDMDDIRILCPTKICSQISNTSLSSARKQEIIKMTEQLIEAINSSDFDAYTKICDPHLTAFEPEALGNLVEGMDFHKFFFENGINLLSKNFKAINTTILNPHVHLIGDDGACIAYVRLTQFVDRQGQAHTQQSEETRVWHKRDGKWQNVHFHRSGCGSSPFAIPHK, encoded by the exons ACTTCCAAAAACTAGAACGTGAGGCCCGAATTTGTAGGAAGCTGCAACATCCAAATATAG TTCGTCTTCATGACAGTATACAAGAAGAGAATTTCCATTACTTAGTATTTGATTT agTAACTGGGGGAGAGTTGTTTGAGGATATTGTCGCACGCGAATTCTACAGTGAGGCGGATGCCTCGCACTGCATCCAACAGATCCTCGAGTCGGTCAACCACTGCCACCAGAATGGCGTCGTCCACCGCGATCTCAAGCCCGAGAACCTGCTTTTGGCCAGCAAAGCCAAGGGCGCCGCTGTCAAACTGGCTGACTTTGGACTGGCCATTGAGGTCTCCGGGGACCAGCAGGCCTGGTTTG GTTTCGCCGGTACACCGGGCTACCTTTCACCGGAAGTCTTGAAGAAGGAGCCGTATGGGAAACCTGTTGATATCTGGGCATGTG GTGTGATTTTATACATCCTGCTGGTGGGCTACCCTCCCTTCTGGGACGAAGACCAACATAGGCTGTACGCTCAAATCAAAGCTGGTGCCTACGAC TACCCTTCGCCTGAATGGGACACGGTGACGCCTGAAGCCAAGAACCTCATCAACCAAATGCTGACTGTCAATCCCGCAAAGAGGATCACCGCCTCCGAGGCCCTCAAGCACCCCTGGATCTGC CAACGCGAGCGTGTGGCGTCTGTCGTTCACAGACAAGAGACCGTGGACTGTTTGAAGAAATTCAACGCCAGGCGTAAGCTCAAG GGCGCTATTCTGACCACCATGCTGGCCACCCGGAACTTCTCCAGTAAGTATGATGTGCAAG GTCGAAGCATCATCACCAAGAAGGGTGACGGCTCGCAGGTGAAGGAGTCGACGGACTCGAGCACCACCATCGAAGATGATGACGTGAAAG ACTTTTTCAAATCCAGCCTTGAATTTTTCCGAGGTATTATTAACAAGACCG AAGACTCACTGTCAGACCTGCCCCGTTATCGCACTACCGACTCGGAGTTGTTCTCGGACGACATGGACG ACATAAGGATACTCTGCCCCACCAAGATATGCTCCCAGATTTCGAATACCTCTCTGAGCTCAG CCCGGAAGCaggaaattatcaaaatgacAGAGCAGCTCATCGAGGCTATTAACAGCTCAGACTTTGATGCGTACAC GAAAATATGTGATCCCCACTTGACGGCTTTCGAGCCTGAGGCACTCGGCAACCTAGTCGAAGGGATGGATTTCCACAAATTCTTTTTCGAGAACGGTATTAATT TGTTAAGTAAAAACTTTAAAGCGATCAACACCACAATCCTGAATCCACACGTTCACTTAATTGGAGACGATGGTGCTTGCATCGCCTACGTACGACTCACGCAGTTCGTCGACAG GCAAGGTCAAGCGCACACGCAGCAGTCGGAGGAGACACGCGTCTGGCACAAGAGGGATGGCAAGTGGCAAAACGTTCATTTCCACCGTTCAGGGTGCGGCTCGTCGCCGTTTGCGATTCCCCACAAGTAG